The Halarchaeum grantii nucleotide sequence GTCGCGTGCGTGCTCGCGCTCACGCGTCGCCGCCATAGCCTCGGCTTCCTCTTCGCCGCCGCGCTCGGCGTCTGTGCGCTCGCCGCCGCCGGGCCGACGGTCGACGCGCTCGCCTCGGTCGGCATCACGCTCGGCGCGCTCTGTGGGTACGCGGTCGCGACGCGCTACGGGCGCGCGCGCGTCAGCGCACCGCTGGCGCTCTGCGGCCTCCTCGTCTTCGGCGGGTTCGGCATCGCCGCGCTGAAGGCGCCGCTGCCCGGATACGGCGTCGTAATAACGAGTATGGTGGCGGGCGCCGGCGTCCTCGCGCTCCCGGCGACCCGGTCGCTCAGTCAGAACTTCTCGAGGTAGCGCTCCTTCTCCCAGTCGGAGACCTGGATGCGGTAGCCGGTGTGCTCCTCGCGCTTGGCCTCGATGAACTTCTCGGTGATGTGCTCGCCGAGCGCGTTCTGGACGACGTCGTCCGCCTCGAGGGCGTCGACGGCCTCGCCGAGGTTCGCCGGGAGCGTCTCGATGCCGTACTCCTCGCGCTTGGCCTCGTCGAACTCGTAGATGTTCTCGCGCACCGGGTCGGGCGCCTCAAGGCCCTGCTCGATGCCGTCAAGACCCGCGTGGATGAGCGCGGCGAACGCGAGGTACGGGTTACAGGACGGGTCCGGGAAGCGCGCCTCGATGCGGGAGGCGGCCGGGACGCGCGCGGCGGGCTTGCGGATGAGCGCGGAGCGGTTCCGGTCGGACCACGCGACGTAGACCGGGGCCTCGTAGCCGGGGACGAGGCGCTTGTAGGAGTTCACCGTCGGGTTCGAGACGGCCGTGATGGCGGGCGCGTGCTCGAGGATGCCCGCGAGGAACTGGTGGGCGGTCTCGGAGAGGTCGAACTCGTCGTCCTCGTCGTGGAAGGCGTTCTCGCCGTCCTCGAAGAGCGAGAAGTGCGTGTGCATCCCGGAGCCGTTGATCTCCGCGATCGGCTTCGGCATGAACGTCGCGTGCAGGTCGTGCTCGGCGGCGATGGCCCGAACGACCGTGCGGAAGGTGCCGACGTTGTCGGCCGTCGTGAGCGCGTCGTCGTACTCGAAGTTGATCTCGTGCTGGGACTCCGCGACCTCGTGGTGGGAGGCCTCGATCTCGAAGCCCATCTCCTCGAGGCCCTTGATGATGTCGCGCCGGACGTCCGCCGCGAGGTCCTTCGGCGCGAGGTCGAAGTAGCCACCGACGTCGGAGAGTTCGGTCGTCGCGCGGCCCTCCTCGTCCTCCTCGAAGAGGAAGAACTCGGGTTCGGGGGCGGCGTTGACCTCGTAGCCCATCTCCTCGGCCCGATCGATCGCGTTCTTCAGGACGCGGCGCGGGTCGCCCTCGAAGGGCTCGCCCGTGGACGTGTTGATGACGTCACAGATGAGGCGGGCGGATGCGCCGTCTTCGCGCTTGCGCCACGGGAGAACGGAGAACGTCTCGGGGTCCGGCTTCAGGCGCATGTCGGACTCCTGAATGCGGACGAAACCCTCGATAGAGGAACCGTCGAAGTAGATACCGTCAGTGAACGCCTTCTCAGCCTGCTCGGCCGGCACGGAGACGTTCTTCACGGTCCCCATAATGTCCGTGAACTGGAGTCGGAGGAAGTCGACGTTCTTCTCCTCGATCTCGTCCAGAACGTCCTGTTCCGTCTCGCTGAGGCCACCGTCTGCAGCGTAGTTGCCGTTCGTCATTGGTTACGTCGTTCGATGCAAACGCACGGAATACTAAAGCGGTTCCGGTCCTTGCAAATCTTTTCGCCACCCGGGGAAATGGACGTTCGTTAAATTCTAATGCCCCGGACGCGTCTAGGACTGTATGACCTACGAGAACCTCGACGCCGAGCTGATTAACGCGTTGCTGGGGGACGGGCGGGCGAGCCTGCGGAGCCTGGCGGAGGAGCTCGACGTGTCGGTGACGACGGTGTCGAACCACCTCTCCGACCTCGAAGACGAGGGCGTCATCAGGGGCTACACGCCGATCGTGGACTACGACAAGTTGGGGTACGACGTGACGGCGATCCTGCAGTTGAAGGTCGAAGGGGGCGCGCTCCCGGACCTCACCGACCGGTTGCGCGCGCACAAGCAGATGGTGTCGGTCTACGAGGTGACCGGCGACTACGACGTCATCGCCGTCGGCAAGTTCACCGACACCGATGACATGAATACCCTCATCAAGGAGTTGCTCGGCGACGCCGACATCAACGAGTCCGCCACCAGCGTCGTCCTCGACGCCGCTGTCGAAAACCAGCAGTTCCAACTCGACATCGACGGCGAGTAACTCCCCCGCCGTTCTGCGGTTTCAGCGCGACGCGTAGGTACGACTGTGCGCGGAGCGGCAAAGAAGAACGGATGGGCCGAACGGTCGGCGGGCGATACGCGAGCGACTCGGGGGCGAAACGCGGCTTCTTCGGAAGCCGGAGTTACATCATGCCGCCCATGCCGCCCATGCCGCCCATGCCGCCTGCGCCGCCGGGGCCGCCCTCGTCGCCACCCTTGTCGGTGGAGAGGTCGCCGGCGGAGATGATGTCGTCGATTTTGAGAACGAGGTTCGCGGCCTCGGTGGCGCTACTGATCGCCTGCTCCTTCGCGTGCGCGGTCTCGACGACACCGGCGTCGAGGGAGTTCTCGAGGTCGCCCGTGAGGACGTTCAGGCCGGTGCGGCTCTCGCCGGACTCGTGCGCGGAGCGCAGGTCGACGAGGATGTCGATCGGGTCGAGGCCGGCGTTCTCGGCGAGGACGCGCGGAACGAGTTCGAGGGAGTCCGCGAACGCCTCGACGGCGAGCTGCTCGCGGCCGCTGACGGAGTCCGCGTAGTTGCGGAGCTGGTCGGCGACCTCGACTTCGATGGCGCCGCCGCCGGGGAGGACGCGACCGTCCGAGATCGTCTGCGCGGCGACGTCGAGCGCGTCGGTGACGCCGCGCTCGAGCTCGTCGACGACGTGGTCGGTGGAGCCGCGGAGGATGAGCGTGACGCCGTGGGCGGTCTCACCGGTGCCCTCGATGTAGAAGAGCTCGTCCTCGTCGTCGCGACGGACGCTCCCGCGACCGAGGTCGGCCTCGGTGAGGGCATCGAGGTCGGAGACGATGGTCGCGCCGAGGACCTCCTTCAGGAACTCGACGTCGGACTTCTTCACGCGGCGGACGGCGAGGATGCCCTCCTTCGCGAGGTAGTGCTGGGCCATGTCGTCGATGCCCTTCTGGCAGAGGACGACGTCCGCACCACTGTCCACGATCTTCTGAACCTTCTCCTTGAGCTGCTTCTCCTCCTGGTCGAGGAACTGCTGGAGCTGGTCGGGGCTGTCGATGCTGACGGAGGTGTCGGCGTTGGCCTCCTCGACCTCGATGGCCTCGTTGAGGAGGAGGACGTCCGCGTCGTCGAACTCGGTCGGCATCGAGTCGATGACGGGGTCCTTGGAGACGGTCGCGCCCTTGAGGAGCTCGGACTCGGAGACGGCGCGCCCGGTCTGCGTCTCGATGTTGATGTTCGCGACGTCGACGACGGTGGAGCCGTCGTCGGCGTCGACGGAGACGGCGCGGAGCGCCTCGTAGAGGAGGCCGCTGAGGAGTTCCTTGTCGATCTCGGCGCTCTTGCCGGTCATGGAGGTCTCGGCGACGGAGCGCACGAGGTCCTCGTCGTCGGGGTCGACGTCGACGGCTTCCTCGTCGACGAACTCGCGGGCCTTCTCGCTCGCGAGGTTGTACCCCTTGATGACGGCGGTCGGGTGGATGTCCTGCTCGAGGAGGCCCTCGGCGTTCTTGAGGAGTTCACCCGCGATGGCGACGGCGGTCGTCGTCCCGTCGCCGGCCTCGTCCTCCTGGGTTTCGGCGACTTCGACGATCATCTCGGCCGTCGGGTTGTCGATGTCCATCTTCTCGAGGATGGTGACGCCGTCGTTCGTGATCGTGACGTCACCCATGTCGTCCACGAGCATCTTGTCCATCCCCTTCGGGCCGAGCGTGGAGCGCACGGCGTCCGCGACGGCGCGAGCCGCCGAGATGTTGTGCTCCTGCGCGTCCTTGTCCTTTACTCGCTGCGCGTCGTCGCCCATGATGACCATCGGCTGGCCCTGCATACGTCGCTGAGACATCGTCACCGCAAGGATTGTTTGTCCTTCTATATAAAACTTTCTGCAACTGGTTCCCCGGACGGCCGCGAGAGGGGCTGAGAACCGAGTATCGTGATAGTCGTTACCGTGGGTCGTGGCGTTCGGACCCGGCTTCGCGCTCGGGGGACCGCCGCGAGGCCGGACGACGGCGAGAGCCGCGCGAACGACGGAGCGCCGCGAGGCCGACGGACGCGAAGGCTTTTTTCGCTGCCCGTCGGCGACGGACGTATGGGAACACGAACGCTCGCCGAGAGCGCCGACTCCCGAACCGGTCTCGCCGCCGCCCTCGTGTCCCGGCTCGTCGCGGGCGCGCTCGGCTGGCTCCTGATCGGGGCCGGTGTGCTCGGCGTCGGATACACCCTCGTTCGCGCGCTCGGACCCGCACCCCAGAGCGCGGTCGGAAGCACACTCGCGCTCGCGGCGTCGCTCGCCGCCGTCGCGGTCGGCGTCTACGGCCACCCCGGCTTCCGCGAGCGACTCCGCGCCCGCCGCGACTGACCGGTCCCCTACATTTAACGCCCGCGTGCGTCAACTCCGACTCATGTCCGCCCTCCCCGTCTCCGTCGGCATCGCCCTCCTCGCCGTCGCCGCGTTCGCCGGCGTCTACGGTCGCCGCCAGCACCGCCGGAGCGCGCTCGTCCGGGCCACCGAGACGACCGACGTCCGAGACGTCCGCGAGGAAGGCCGCATCGAGTTGCGGGGCACCGTCCGCGCCGCCGAGCCGTTCGACTCCCCGATTCGCGGCCACCCGGCCGCCCTCGCCGCATGGGAGGTCGAGGAGTGGGACGAGCGCGGCAACTCCGAGATGTGGGAGACGCGCGCCGAAGGCGTCTACGCGACGCCGTTCGCCCTCGACGACGGCACCGGCCGCGTCACCGTCGACGTCGGCGACCACGTCAGCGACGTCTCCTCGGGCACCGGCATCCACGAGATACAGGTCGGGCCAATCGACGTCGACCGCCTCACCGACGTCGGCGTCTCCGCCGACGACGTTCTCGCCGTCCTCGACGAGTTCGCCGTCGGCGTCAGCGTCCCCCCGGACGCCGACCCGCCCGAGCGCATCGCCGATTTCGTCCGGGGCGAAGCCGGGCTCGCGGGGCAGAGCGACTCCGTCACGAACGTCCTCGATTTCGGGACGGCGCACGGCGAACGCCGCTACTACGAGGGGGTCCTCGCGCCCGGCGACGACGTCTACGTCCTCGGGCACGCACGCGCCACCGAGGGCGCCACGCACCCGCTCAAGCCCGAGGGCGTCGTCGTCACCCCGGTCGAGGGCGAGACGTTCATCGTCTCCGACCGGCCCGAGTCCGAGCTCGTCGATGCGTTCGGGGCCTACCGATACGCGTACGCCGGCGCCGCGCTCGCCGCCGCCGTCGGGGTCGGCGTGCTCGCGGTCGGCCTCGGCGTCGTCTAGGCCGGTGCGCGTTCGCGTCCGGTCACCGAACGGGCGGACGCGGCGCTCGTCGGCGGGAAATCCAGAGAGAAGACGCCGGGACTGGGATTTGAACCCAGAACCCCATAAGGGGACACGCTTTCCAGGCGTGCGCTTTGCCATTCGGCCATCCCGGCCTGCATTCCCTCGTAACTCGGTCGTCGGTTTAAACCCTTCTTTTCGAGTCAGGGCCGGGCGACGCGCGCGCCGGCCGCGCCCGCGACGCCGACGACGACGGCGACCGCGAGCAGGACCGGGAGCGCGGGCCGACCGCCGATCGCGTAGTACCCGAGGCCGAGTATCAGGAACGCGAGCGCGGCGACGGCGCCCCACGCGGCCGTGGGCGCGGCCGGCATCTAGTCGCGCTGGGCGGCGACCGCCTCGATCTCGACCGCGACGCCCTTCGGGAGGTCGGCGACCGCGAACGCGCTCCGGGCGGGCGGGTTGTCCGTGAAGTACTCGCCGTAGGCGTCGTTCATCTCCGCGAAGTCGTCGATGTCCGCGAGGAGGACCGTCGTCTTGAGGACGTCCTGCATCGTGAGGCCCTCCTCCTCGAGGATGGCCTTCACGTTCTCGAGACACTGGCGGGTCTGCGTCGAGACGCCCTCCTCGCTGAGGGTCTCGCCGTCCGGCGTGAGCGGGATCTGTCCGGCGGTGTAGACGACGTTCCCGTCGGTGGTCGCTTGGCTGTACGCGCCGACGGCGGCGGGCGCGTCCGGCGTCTCGATGATGCGTTTCATGCGCGGACTGTAGTCGTCCCCGGACTTAACTGTGGGCGCGTTTCGCCGACCACCACGGTATTTTGCACGCGGCCGCCAACGGACGCGCATGCGCCGACTCCGCGTCGCCCTCCTCGCGGCCGTCGCCTCGCTCCTCACCCTCGCCGTCGCGGGCCTCCGCCGCGCGCGCCGACGCGCCGCCGGTATCCCGCTGAGCCCCGTCACCGCAGGCGCACGCGTCGGGGCCGACTTCCCGGAGCGCGCCGGCCTCACCACGGGCGAGGAGCCCGCGGGCGAGATGGACGACATGGCACACTACGCCCGCGACGGCTTCGACCCCGAGCGCGTCCACCCGAGCGTCCGGGCGTTCTACGAGTCGACGAGCGACTACCCGATGACGGCGACGGTGACGTGGCACCGCGGCTTTCGGCTGGGCGCGGCGCTCGCCGCGCGCGTCACGAGCGCCGTCGAGCAGTTGAACCTCCCCGGCCCGTTCGCGGCGTCGACGGTCGCGCTGACGAGTCGCTTCGCCGACGTCCGCGCGGACGCCGACCCGCGCGACGACGTCCGGGCGTGGGTGCGCACGGACCGCGAGACGGGCGAGGCGGTGTTCGTCGCGCTCTACGGGAGCTACGAGCGCGACGGCGAGCGCTACGTCACGGTCGCCGTCCCGCTGCCGTGGGCGAACCTCTCGACGGTGCTCCGCCTCGACCACCACGACGGCGACGGCGCGGGCGCCACGGGCGTCGCGCTCACGACGCTGTCCGGCGACGACCCCGGCCTCTATCTGGTGACGCCGCTCGGCACGCTCGCGCTGCCGCTCGAACAGCGCTTCACCGTCCGCCCGGACGGGGACGGCGTCCGGGCGACGCAGACGATGTGGGTCCGTGGCGTGCGCTTCCTCACCATCGAGTACGACGCCGAGCGCGACGCCTGAGTCTCAGACGAGGAGTTCGACCTCGTAGCCCTCCGCGCGGAGGCGCTCGAGCAGACCCTCGACGTGCTCCTCGCCCCGAGTTTCGAGGTCGAGTTCGACTTCGGCGTCCGAGAGCGCGACGTCCCGGTTCGTCCGGTCGTGCTGGATGGCGTAGATGTTCGCGCGCTCGTCCGTGAGGACGTCGAGGAGGGTGTCGAGCGCGCCCGGGCGGTCCTTCAGGACGGTGCGGAGCTTGACGTAGCGGCCCTGGTCGACGAGGCCGCGCATGACGACGGTCGTGAGCAGGTTGAGGTCGATGTTCCCGCCGGAGAGCACGGGGACGATTGTCTCTCCCTCCTCGTAGACGTACTTGCCGGTGAGGAGCGCGGCGAGCGGGACGGCGCCCGCGCCCTCGACGAGCGTCTTCCCGCGCTCCAGGAGGAGGACGAGCGCGTTCGCGATCTCGGCGTCGCTCACGGTGACGACCTCGTCGACGCGCTCGCGGATCACGGGGAAGGTGTGTTGGCCGACGCCCCGAACGGCGATGCCGTCCGCGATGGTGTCGACGTGCTCGAGTTTCTGCACGCTCCCCTTCCGGAGGCTGTCCGCGACGCTCGAAGCGCCCTCGGCTTGGACGCCGACAACGGTGACGTTCGGCGCGATGCCCTTCACGGCCGTCGCGACGCCGCTGATGAGGCCGCCCCCGCCGATGGGGACGACGACCGTGTCGACCTCGGGGAGGTCCGCCAGTATCTCGACGCCGATGGTGCCCTGTCCCGCCATCACCGCCTCGTCGTCGAAGGCGTGGACGTACGTGCGGCCCTCGGCGGCCTCGATGTCGTGGGCGCGCTCGGCGGCCTCGTCGTAGTCGACGCCGTGCAACTCGACGGTCGCGCCGTAGCTTCGGGTGGCCTTCACCTTCGAGATGGGCGCGGTTTCGGGCATCACCACGGTCGCGTCGACCCCCGCGCGCGTCGCCGCGAGCGCGACGCCCTGCGCGTGATTCCCCGCTGAGGCCGTGACGACGCCCGCCTCGCGCTCCGCGTCGGTGAGGCGCGTGATGCGGTTCGCGGCACCGCGAACCTTGAACGACCCGGTGCGCTGGGCGTTCTCGAGCTTCAAGTGGACCTCGGTACCGGTCATCGACGAGAACGTGTAGGAGTGATCGAGCGGCGTGTGCCGCGCCACCTCGCGGACGGCGGCTTCGGCCTCGCGGACGTCCTCCAGTTCGAGCATGGTGGGAGTAGACGGAGGTGTCCCTAAGCGGTTCGGGTCAACGGAGAACGGGGGACGCGTGTGACGATTCGACCCACGTACCGGACCCACATAAGCACGCGGATACCGGAGTGAAAGTGAAGCCGGCGGTGCCGCGACCCGCAGGCCTTTCGTCGGCCCGCCCGGACGGCCGATGTGGACTCACGTCTGGTCGCCACGTGGCGTCGCGTCCTCGCGCTCGCGTGGCCCGTGATGGCCTCCCAGACCCTCCGCACGCTGATGCGGACCGTCGACGTCCTCGTCACCGCGACGTTCTCCCCCGCCGCCGTCGTCGCCGTCGGTCTCGCCGATCTCTACGGGCGCATCCCCCTCCGTATCGGCCTCGGCTTCGGGAGCGCCGCCATCGCGCTCGCCAGCCAAGACACCGGCGCGGACGCCGACGCCAACCGCGCCGAAGCCGTCTCCAGCGCCCTCGCCATGGGCCTCCTCGCCGGCGTCCCAATCGCCCTCTGCGGCGTCTCCCTCGGCGGACCGCTCATCCGACTCTTCGGCGCGAGCGGCGCCACCGTCGCCCTCGGCGCCACCTACCTCGGCGTCGTCCTCGCCACCGCGCCCGCGCGCCACGTCTCCCTCGTCGCCTCGCGCGCCCTCCAAGGCACCGGTGACACCCGCACCCCGATGTACGTTACCGGCGTCACGAACCTCACCAACATCACCGGGTCGCTCGTCCTCGGTCTCGGCCTCCTCGGCGTGGCGTCCTACGGCGTCCTCGGCGTCGCGGCCGCCACCGCCGCCTCCAACGTCCTCTCCGCCGCCCTCCTCGTCGCCACCATCCACTACCGAAAGGCCGACCTCGCGCTCGTCCGACCGCGCGACCTCGTCGTCGCCCGCCAGCTCCTCGCCGTCGCCGCGCCCAAGATCGCCGAAGGCTTCGCCACCACGCTCGCCGAATTCCCCTTCAACGCGCTCCTCCTCGGCTTCGGCACGCCCGTCAACGCCGGCTTCCAGATCGGCCGACGCGTCTACCAACAGGTCACCGGGCCGCTCTCCCGGGGGTACAGAACCGCCGTCGGCGTCCTCGTCGGCCACGCGCTCGGCGACGGCGACCCCGGCGAAGCGCGCTATCGCGGCTGGGCGACCACCGGCCTCGCCGTCGGCACCGTCGGCACCATCGGCCTCGTGCTCGTCGCCCTCGCCCCCGACGCCGTTCGCCTCCTCGCCGGCGGCTCGCCCGACGCGCTCCCCTACGCGACCTCGTTCGCGCGCGTCTACGGCTACACCGCCGCGTTCGTCGCCGCGTTCACCGTCCTCTCCGGCGCGCTCGGTGGGGCCTCCGAGACCCGCATCCCGCTCTTCGCGCGCACCACCGGCGTCTTCGGCGGCCTCGTCGGGGGCACCTACGCGCTCGGCGTCGTCCTCGGCTGGGGACCCCTCGGCGCCTACGTCGCCGTCGGCGGCCAGTACGTCTGGATGGCCGCCGTCGCCGTCGTCGGCTTCGCCTGCTCCGACTGGGCGCGACGCGCCACCGACATGATGGCCGAACGCGGGAGCACCACCCCCGACGACTAGAGGAACTGCTCGAGCTGGCGCGTCCGGCGCTCGACGTCGAAGAACGGCTCGAGCGAATCGTCGGCCGCGAGACGCTCGAAGAAGAGCAACACGTCCGCGCCGCGCGTCTCCGCGTCCGTCGCCACCGCCTCGATCTCCGCGCGATAGAGGACGAGCGACTCCACGAGCGCGAGCAGGCACGCGAGCGCCGCGCCCGCCTCCTCGTTCGGCGGGAACGCGTCGCTGACCGTCCGGAAATCCGGGTTCTCCTCCGGCGGGTCGTCGACCGGCGCGACCGCGAGACAGCGCGTACAGAGCTCCGCGCCCGGGCGGTCGTCCGGGAGATACTCGCCCAACGCCTCGGGGACGCGAAACGCGACCGTCTCGGCGCCACAGCGCTGACAGGACATACCGGCCCTCGGCGCGCCGACGACATAGCTCCGGCGACGAGAGAACG carries:
- a CDS encoding DUF6276 family protein; protein product: MSCQRCGAETVAFRVPEALGEYLPDDRPGAELCTRCLAVAPVDDPPEENPDFRTVSDAFPPNEEAGAALACLLALVESLVLYRAEIEAVATDAETRGADVLLFFERLAADDSLEPFFDVERRTRQLEQFL
- the ilvA gene encoding threonine ammonia-lyase, with the protein product MLELEDVREAEAAVREVARHTPLDHSYTFSSMTGTEVHLKLENAQRTGSFKVRGAANRITRLTDAEREAGVVTASAGNHAQGVALAATRAGVDATVVMPETAPISKVKATRSYGATVELHGVDYDEAAERAHDIEAAEGRTYVHAFDDEAVMAGQGTIGVEILADLPEVDTVVVPIGGGGLISGVATAVKGIAPNVTVVGVQAEGASSVADSLRKGSVQKLEHVDTIADGIAVRGVGQHTFPVIRERVDEVVTVSDAEIANALVLLLERGKTLVEGAGAVPLAALLTGKYVYEEGETIVPVLSGGNIDLNLLTTVVMRGLVDQGRYVKLRTVLKDRPGALDTLLDVLTDERANIYAIQHDRTNRDVALSDAEVELDLETRGEEHVEGLLERLRAEGYEVELLV
- the thsB gene encoding thermosome subunit beta, with product MSQRRMQGQPMVIMGDDAQRVKDKDAQEHNISAARAVADAVRSTLGPKGMDKMLVDDMGDVTITNDGVTILEKMDIDNPTAEMIVEVAETQEDEAGDGTTTAVAIAGELLKNAEGLLEQDIHPTAVIKGYNLASEKAREFVDEEAVDVDPDDEDLVRSVAETSMTGKSAEIDKELLSGLLYEALRAVSVDADDGSTVVDVANINIETQTGRAVSESELLKGATVSKDPVIDSMPTEFDDADVLLLNEAIEVEEANADTSVSIDSPDQLQQFLDQEEKQLKEKVQKIVDSGADVVLCQKGIDDMAQHYLAKEGILAVRRVKKSDVEFLKEVLGATIVSDLDALTEADLGRGSVRRDDEDELFYIEGTGETAHGVTLILRGSTDHVVDELERGVTDALDVAAQTISDGRVLPGGGAIEVEVADQLRNYADSVSGREQLAVEAFADSLELVPRVLAENAGLDPIDILVDLRSAHESGESRTGLNVLTGDLENSLDAGVVETAHAKEQAISSATEAANLVLKIDDIISAGDLSTDKGGDEGGPGGAGGMGGMGGMGGMM
- the lrp gene encoding HTH-type transcriptional regulator Lrp, whose amino-acid sequence is MTYENLDAELINALLGDGRASLRSLAEELDVSVTTVSNHLSDLEDEGVIRGYTPIVDYDKLGYDVTAILQLKVEGGALPDLTDRLRAHKQMVSVYEVTGDYDVIAVGKFTDTDDMNTLIKELLGDADINESATSVVLDAAVENQQFQLDIDGE
- a CDS encoding MATE family efflux transporter, translating into MASQTLRTLMRTVDVLVTATFSPAAVVAVGLADLYGRIPLRIGLGFGSAAIALASQDTGADADANRAEAVSSALAMGLLAGVPIALCGVSLGGPLIRLFGASGATVALGATYLGVVLATAPARHVSLVASRALQGTGDTRTPMYVTGVTNLTNITGSLVLGLGLLGVASYGVLGVAAATAASNVLSAALLVATIHYRKADLALVRPRDLVVARQLLAVAAPKIAEGFATTLAEFPFNALLLGFGTPVNAGFQIGRRVYQQVTGPLSRGYRTAVGVLVGHALGDGDPGEARYRGWATTGLAVGTVGTIGLVLVALAPDAVRLLAGGSPDALPYATSFARVYGYTAAFVAAFTVLSGALGGASETRIPLFARTTGVFGGLVGGTYALGVVLGWGPLGAYVAVGGQYVWMAAVAVVGFACSDWARRATDMMAERGSTTPDD
- the glnA gene encoding type I glutamate--ammonia ligase, whose protein sequence is MTNGNYAADGGLSETEQDVLDEIEEKNVDFLRLQFTDIMGTVKNVSVPAEQAEKAFTDGIYFDGSSIEGFVRIQESDMRLKPDPETFSVLPWRKREDGASARLICDVINTSTGEPFEGDPRRVLKNAIDRAEEMGYEVNAAPEPEFFLFEEDEEGRATTELSDVGGYFDLAPKDLAADVRRDIIKGLEEMGFEIEASHHEVAESQHEINFEYDDALTTADNVGTFRTVVRAIAAEHDLHATFMPKPIAEINGSGMHTHFSLFEDGENAFHDEDDEFDLSETAHQFLAGILEHAPAITAVSNPTVNSYKRLVPGYEAPVYVAWSDRNRSALIRKPAARVPAASRIEARFPDPSCNPYLAFAALIHAGLDGIEQGLEAPDPVRENIYEFDEAKREEYGIETLPANLGEAVDALEADDVVQNALGEHITEKFIEAKREEHTGYRIQVSDWEKERYLEKF
- a CDS encoding RidA family protein — its product is MKRIIETPDAPAAVGAYSQATTDGNVVYTAGQIPLTPDGETLSEEGVSTQTRQCLENVKAILEEEGLTMQDVLKTTVLLADIDDFAEMNDAYGEYFTDNPPARSAFAVADLPKGVAVEIEAVAAQRD